In Halobaculum rubrum, the following are encoded in one genomic region:
- a CDS encoding 2-oxoacid:acceptor oxidoreductase subunit alpha, whose protein sequence is MSADELIWRIAGGSGDGIASTSQNFAKALMRSGLHVFTHRHYPSRIRGGHTYVEVRASADPVKSRGDGYNFLLALGDSFARNPQEEAYYGNEEAKPLAENLDELREGGVIVYDSGLLDPSEVPNFDERVEENNWHVYDIDLRSLAREQGREVMRNTAGVGVTCAITGIPLEAIEELMRDAMPEKILEPNVEIMETAYDLVHEEYDVDAPDVSVPTGDHDEDQLLMSGSDAIAYGAIDEGCRFIAGYPMTPWTEVFTIMSQNLPELGGISEQVEDEIAAAALAIGASHMGVKAMSGSSGGGFALMGEPLGLAEMTETPLVLIEAMRAGPSTGMPTKPEQADLEHVLYTSQGDSQRVVLAPGTVAEAYEASRRAFQLAYEYQIPTMIIYDQKLSGELTNVPASHFDREPNGDIGMTLTEEELADQPHTADGKFHRFQHDGEDGVSPRSVPGQKGGRFLATGNEHNPAGHIEEDPDNRVAQMNRRQRKLDAIRADLDDDGLLIEYGPEDAEYGILTFGSQQGTVEEAVDRLNENGTSVKALTVAELAPYPVETVRAFLDSVEEALVVEMNASAQFRGLTQKELGTHGELLSSLLKYNGNPFEPAEIVEGFTTKIVDDGELPGNETKFVPAAGD, encoded by the coding sequence ATGTCAGCCGACGAACTCATCTGGCGGATCGCTGGCGGGTCGGGCGACGGTATCGCCTCGACCAGTCAGAACTTCGCCAAGGCCCTGATGCGGTCGGGGCTCCACGTCTTCACGCATCGTCACTATCCCTCGCGCATCCGGGGCGGCCACACCTACGTCGAGGTACGCGCCTCCGCCGATCCCGTCAAGTCCCGGGGCGACGGCTACAACTTCCTGCTGGCGCTGGGCGACTCGTTCGCCCGTAACCCGCAGGAAGAAGCCTACTACGGGAACGAGGAAGCCAAGCCGCTCGCGGAGAACCTCGACGAGCTCCGCGAGGGCGGCGTCATCGTCTACGACTCGGGCCTCCTCGATCCCTCGGAGGTACCGAACTTCGACGAGCGCGTCGAGGAGAACAACTGGCACGTGTACGATATCGACCTCCGGTCGCTCGCGCGCGAGCAGGGCCGGGAGGTCATGCGCAACACCGCCGGCGTCGGCGTCACGTGCGCTATCACCGGCATCCCGCTCGAGGCCATCGAGGAGTTGATGCGGGACGCGATGCCCGAGAAGATCCTCGAGCCGAACGTCGAGATCATGGAGACGGCGTACGACCTCGTCCACGAGGAGTACGACGTCGACGCACCCGACGTGTCCGTCCCCACGGGCGACCACGACGAGGATCAGCTGCTCATGTCCGGCTCCGACGCCATCGCCTACGGCGCCATCGACGAGGGGTGCCGCTTCATCGCGGGCTACCCCATGACGCCGTGGACCGAGGTGTTCACCATCATGAGCCAGAACCTGCCCGAACTGGGCGGGATCTCCGAGCAGGTCGAAGACGAGATCGCGGCGGCCGCGCTCGCCATCGGCGCCTCCCACATGGGCGTCAAGGCGATGTCCGGCTCCTCGGGCGGCGGGTTCGCCCTGATGGGCGAGCCGCTTGGCCTCGCGGAGATGACCGAGACGCCGCTGGTGCTCATCGAGGCGATGCGCGCCGGGCCGTCGACGGGGATGCCGACGAAGCCCGAGCAGGCGGACTTAGAACACGTCCTGTACACCTCGCAGGGCGACTCCCAGCGCGTCGTGCTCGCGCCAGGCACCGTCGCCGAGGCGTACGAGGCGTCGCGCCGGGCGTTCCAACTGGCGTACGAGTACCAGATCCCGACGATGATCATCTACGATCAGAAGCTGTCGGGCGAGCTGACGAACGTCCCGGCCTCGCACTTCGACCGCGAGCCCAACGGCGACATCGGTATGACGCTCACCGAGGAGGAACTGGCCGACCAGCCGCACACGGCCGACGGCAAGTTCCACCGCTTCCAGCACGACGGTGAGGACGGCGTCTCGCCGCGCTCGGTGCCCGGTCAGAAGGGCGGTCGCTTCCTCGCGACCGGGAACGAACACAACCCGGCCGGTCACATCGAGGAGGACCCCGACAACCGCGTCGCGCAGATGAACCGTCGCCAGCGCAAGCTCGACGCCATCCGCGCCGACCTCGACGACGACGGCCTGCTCATCGAGTACGGGCCCGAGGACGCCGAATACGGCATCCTCACGTTCGGTTCCCAGCAGGGGACCGTCGAGGAGGCGGTCGACCGCCTCAACGAGAACGGCACGTCGGTGAAGGCGCTGACGGTCGCCGAACTCGCGCCGTACCCCGTCGAGACGGTGCGTGCGTTCCTCGACTCCGTCGAGGAGGCGCTCGTCGTCGAGATGAACGCGTCCGCACAGTTCCGCGGTCTGACCCAGAAGGAGCTCGGCACGCACGGGGAGCTGCTCTCCTCGCTGCTGAAGTACAACGGCAACCCCTTCGAGCCCGCGGAGATCGTCGAAGGGTTCACCACGAAGATCGTCGACGACGGGGAGCTCCCCGGCAACGAGACGAAGTTCGTGCCCGCGGCAGGTGACTGA